The region CAAGAGTTTTATTAGTGGCTATAGAACCCGGTCTTTTAATATGATGCACGACGAACTCACTTAAAAGCGTGTGAGATTATCTAGTCGTTAGAAAAGGCATTTTCTCATTTAGCTAGGTGGAcactccatttttttaaaatctaaccAAATTTGAAGTCAGACATAAGCATGCGGCGCGGCTCTCGAACTTCACTCTGCTCACAAATAccatttttttggattttgaaaCACCGAGTTACCGAAATTGAAAGTtcatattaaaactataaacaCACGAAAGTTTGtagtttttaaaacaattaaatctaTTATTGCCTATTCAAAACTTAAGCAAAGATAAAAAGAATACATTGTGTTTAAGAAGAGAAGATCTCACCATTCTATTTATGAAAATCTATCTCCCATTTTCTTAAATGCAATTCTCCTGTATCCCTCACAGTATTTAGTCTGAACTGCTCTACTTAGTTACATCCAGTGTTGGAACCATAAATTTTTTGAGGGGagtcgaattttttttttaatcaaacaatTTGACATTCATATTAATATTCTTTAGTTAAACGGCATTGTTGTTCaattaatttttcactttttgtagctaataattaaattatttgatctaactttaaattaaaaaataattatccttTTTTAAAAGGTAATcctatcataatattttttattaacaccattaaattgtttatatgATTaacttttttgatttaaatattatttgattggaaatttactttaaaaaaataaataatccatTTTCAGTATTTAGATGGTTGAAATGAACCTTTTATCATAAAGTTCAAATGAACCACTTACCAAAGATTCACCTTTTTCTtcatttaaaagattaaaaactAGTAAGTGATTGGCCACACAGTTAATGAATGGCAAATTTCAGACAAGACTATAAGATCatttctaaaaagaaaaaacaagagAAGCCTTGTGTACCAAAATAGGTCTTTTGCAGTGACAGCATCTGAAGTAAGATTTATGATAAGGAACTCCTTCAATCTACAGCATTTCAACAGCGTAAACAGTCTTGTCACCAGCCTTTCATTTCTGGAGTTCCCGAAAACCATAATATTGAGCGAACCAGGAAATGGATCTGCAAAATCACGCAAGCTGACTGACCTAGTTGTTCAAGTCAACCCACTGCCACAGCTGGTAGTGGAGCCAACTAATGCACGATCTAACCCCTATGTCAGAACTCATGCAAGCTCTTTTGGTACAACTAATACCATGTCCCTTTCAGCTGTTAATAGAAAAGCTTGCCTGTTGAATTGTCATCAAGAGAAGGCAATGCATTTGGTCGAGTTTAAAGAGAACATGCTacataatataatataagtCCCAATCTAATAAACTTAAACTTAAATATTCATTTGGATCTGAAATTCGGACATAAACTTAAAACTCCCCAGAAAGCAGACAGCAGTTATTTTAAGAAAACACATAACTTAGCAGTAAAACATGACACGCTTCACATTCTCCTTCAATGCAGGCAAGGGACGCACAGCAGCACTACCTGCAAGCCCGCGTGTGCTCCTGCCACCTCCACCTCCGCCCATGCCTCCACGTGCAGCTGCCGGTCCACTTGTCATTGATCCACTGTCTGATGTCTCTGGTTCCATGTAGAACCGAGCTCTAAATGCTGCAAGATGAGCATAGTATGCAGGGGGCACTGCAAATCATAGCAAGTTAACTCAGATGAGCAACGGATGACAAAAACATAGGCTTATAGAAACACAAAACAGGAAAACAAGACTCACCAATGGAAACAGATCGTGTGCATCTTGCGTATCTGTAAAAGACAAGtaaaatagaaaaaggaatTTAAGAAAACAAACTGCAATAATAATATAGTTTCGGATCAAAGGAAGCAACTCACGTATAGCAAAGATTGTTTGTAAGGGACTGCAATCCATCAGCAGTAAACTTGTTCTCGTCCCATAAGACATGGTAATGAGCTGGCCGACTTGTACCctgtatttttatttgtaaatacaTAATTCTCACTATTAAATATAAACCAATCAACTAAATTAACCGCTTTACCTGAATTCCAGCATGGCTGCACAGATAGAAGTCAAATTCAGTTGGATGACAAATTTTAGAGTCCACAACAGTACCTGTGTCAAGAGTAAAATAAAGTGTAGTTAGTTACTCACAGTACAACTGCCTAAAACACTATTAATTACTCCAGCCATAGCGCCTCATTTACCAGGCAATATATTCCCACTCCTGTCAACAGCATTACGGTCATGATGGTTGTTTGCAAACAATCTTGTGTGGTGGCGCTTCTGAACCACAACAAATGTGACAGGAGGCTGATAATTTGGTTCTAGAGAAGCACATGCCTGCAATCAACACAATTATTTAGGTTATACATACAGTATACGccttcaaataaaaaagaggaACATTTAACAGCAAAAATGGATTTACCTTCCTGATAGCATCAAGTTCATACAGCAAAACTTGGTAGAATTGCCCTTCGCTAACACCATCTCTGGAGTGGAGGCAAATGTAAAAATTGTTATAATGAAAAAGCAAACGATTCAGGTTACAAGTAATTGAGTGGATGACAGAATAATACCTGTAAAATATAATACGCTGAGGCTTCTGCCCTGTTGCTCTTCTGAAAGATACAAGGAGTTCCCTGTGCGATTGAAAGATAAAGAGTTATGTGACAGTTCCCAACTACAAAATTTTAGCACAAAGACCATAGCATTCGGGCATAAGGTGCAATGTAAAGACACGACTGCCCTATGAAGAGACCTATGCCTGAGATTTACAAAAACAGACTCACTTCAAACTCTCGATTCATACTTACAAATTTGCTatcattaaaaattcaaatatacaaACCAAAATTTGTTGAACCTAAAGTTCAAGCCAGAATAAATAGGTAAAAGCCATAGGCATGCAAGagtgaaaaaaatctaaactttatCTCTAAGTCGAAGCATTCTTCACAGGTTCCCCTTGATAGTAGTCCTTCAAAATCTAAACTTTAGCAGCACAGCTATACTTAATATGCACAAGCAAATGACACCAGACACAATTAACAGAAGGAGCAGTTTCATTTTGCACCTAGAACTATGGAAAAAAGTTTTCAGACATTCAAGCATTTAACAGAGAACGGAAACCAACTAATGaaggaaacaaatataaaagaagCAAATGACACCACACACTTAATATGCACAAGCAAATGACACCAGACACAGTTAACAGAAGGAGCAGTTTCATTTTGCACCTAGAACTATGGCAAAAAGTTTTCAGACATTCAAGCATTTAACAGAGAACATAAACCAACTAAGGAGGAaggaaataaatataaaagaagcAAATGACACCACACACTTAATATGCACAAGCAAATGACACCAGACACGGTTAGCAGAAGGAGCAGTTTCACTCTGCACCTAGAACTATGGCAAAAAGTTTTCAGACATTCAAGCATTTAACAGAGAACGTAAACCAACTAAGGAAGaaggaaacaaatataaaagaagGCCCTCTGCCCCCTTCTCTCCTCACACGGATGGCCTTACTTGATCATGCCACCGGTAACTTTTCCTCTAACAGGATCTTGCCATTCTTTAAACAGATCTTGAATAAGCTCTTGCCTATGGGCTTGTGCACAAACCAAACCAGCATATTTTGTAACCTCCGGCCAATCTTGAGAAGCCACAACCTGCATTTGTATTTCAGATTATTGTCAATAACACTGTAAAATGAAAAAAGCCAAATAAGAGGTGAGAATTAACGAGAAATGTTCAGCAGATTAAAGAGGTAGGAAAATCAAATAGCATACAGCTGCAATAGACGGGCTCGAATCTTCCCCAGGATGAGGGTGGGTGACATCAGCACCAAAAATAATAGTGGGCCTGTCACTGACTAAAGGAATGCGCCTTGATATTGCATCAACAAGGACAGTGTTTCGCCCCCCAACCttgacatttatttttaaagcgACATTGGCCAAGTACTGTTTGCTCATTCTGAAAACATGCTTAGTTAAACAACACTGAGAAACAAGCCCAAGATCCGTTTCACAGATACGCTTCAAATCACCTGAATAGAAAGTAAACACAAGAATTCCAATCAAGAGCACCATGATGAGTTTTCGAGAATCATAGTGATTAAACTAGGGGGGAGGGGGTGCAAACACATTTAACCAGTTATGCTATTATTCATACCATATAGAGAGCCATTATTGTCAGGGAGAACTACAATAAGCAGGTCAAGCTCCTTGCCCTGTAGCTTTGTCATGGCATCATGGTAACGAGTTTTTAGTACCTTCTCTACCTGCTCTGGACGAGCACTAACTGGAGGAAGTACCGGTTCAGGATTAAATGCCTGCTTAAAATCAAGAGCCATAAGTTTAGAAATACCACATATGACATGCACAAAATATAAGAAATTACAGTAAATACGCCAGTTCATACCATCCCAGATATGTAACACATTTGTGCAAGCTCATAGCAGAAACCACGGGCCACACTGTCTTGAACATTCCGAGAAAAGTTGACACAGATCCAATTGTTCACTGTTCCACCATTAACCATTTTCTACAGCAAATACAAATATATCAGAATATGGAACCCTTGAAGTTGAAAAGGACTAGACATGCCAGTCAATGCAGCcaccttttttataattaaatgctTATGCACTTCTGCTATCTTATCTAGCAAATATCATCAAGTTTGCTTTCACAACTTCTACATCTCCTAAATAAATGAGGTAGCAGCAAATGGGTCTGCTTTCCAACATCTCATTGATATGCCTCTTGTCAGAACAGTAAATGAGTACAGGCTTCAGTTTGCATCCCAAGGTCTATACAGGATTACTAAGTGACAGCGTCTCAATGCTAAAATAGCAGTTAGTAAAGAAATTATCTTTTTTCATCAGTGGTGTTAATGTCATAACTTATTAAGTCAAATTTCCTTTGTCAACCAACAAGATGTCAGTTCTTGCAGACTTGCAACAATTAACAACCATATACAATACCTTACATCAAATTATTGCAATCCCATTGAATAATACTCTATTATCTTTTTCTACCTATCAAAagattcaaaacccttaaaatgtATTCTACATCATTACACATAGAATGTTAAAGTTCCTCCATATCATTATTTCTGCAATAACCTTAATGTCAATTGGAATCATTATATTATTAAACTTCCTGGAAGTGTGATTGACAACAGCAGAAACCAAAAGAAGCAAGGCCAACTAGAAATAGAACTTCGCATGACTATTtaccaaaaaatacaaaaagaagagGACCGCCCAGAATTAGAAATTCAGCAGATATTGATGACGGAATAGATGTTGAAGtcaataaatcgctaaaataataaatttaatttaattaatattagaaCTAGAACCAAATGCATTTAGTATTACAGAATTTCATTGCAGAAAATACCTTATTCATCATGTTCCATTGCCCAACTTGTGGCAGGCAATCCTTTTCTCTGCCGGTGTCATGATACTTGAGCTGCCCAAAAAGTATTAGAGGTGAAGCTACAATTAATACATGGTTTTAGCTATATAAATGCAATAGAGAGATCATACAGAGCAAAAATAATTTACCCATGGGGCAGGCAAAATTCGCGCTTCCACCGAAGCAAGCTTTTCGCTAATTTTAATTCCAAACTCCTTAGCATATGGATCATTGTGGTAAGCATTATGATGAACAGTCTGCACAAGCAATGTTAATAAGAACATTAGCACCTCATAACTATAAAGAATATGTGATTCCCAGCATAAAATCCATAGAATTCAAACAGTCTTGTCACTAACTAACTAGAGCAAAGTACAACAAAGATAGTCATGAACAAAAATGAGCAAAGGGCAGCTGAATAATGaaactcaaattaaaaaaaggaagAATGACTATCACAATTAACCAATTtactaaatatattaatttagaaaataaattaagaacaCCAAATAAGATCTCAATGTATTAAAGCCAAAAATATTGGATCAATGTTTATAACATAACAATCACTTTAGCTTCTAATTAAAGAAAACAGTTATGGAGACCAAGCAGCTTCATCTTAAAGAGAACTTTCAGCTTTTTTAGCACAATTTTCTGCAGTTGGATTATACAATCCCCTCGGTAAATTTAACATTGCATATAAACTTTAAACAATGTAAGATCGTAAAATTAGAACACATTCAATAGTACTTGCAACCCAAATCTTATAGTATCGTATATGCAATGCATGAATATTTACATACTTTCCCATAAATTTAAACCTCTTATAAGCATAATTAAAAGTAGTTTCATGCAATAAACGGAACAAAAGAGCACACTGAAAACCAGATGAACTATATCTACTTTGTAAAGATAAACACGTCTATATGTTATAACTACTTTATTTAAAGAGAGAAATGAATTCCATTAGATATTAGAAAAAGGAACAGAAGCTTCAATAATTTCAAACAAGACAAGAATCCAATTATCTATAATCTGAAGAGGAGCTAAGACATGTAACTAAGAACTCCTAAGGAGtgccaaaaatatactgaaggTCGCCAAAACAGAGAGGAAAGTAGTAGAAGTCCGTGATAATCAATGCAGATGAGgatttaacatttaaaattcaaaaaccaTCAATGCAGATGAGGATTTAACATTTAGAATTCAAAGACCATCATGCCACACCTGCATAATGTCACGCTCCCGTTCATGAGGACGTTGACAGGTCACCTTCAGCAAGGCAGTGATCTGCCTCTCATTCAATCTCTTAGAGTACCTCTGGCCCTCAACAATCTTGCATACCTGTTTTAAAGCAGTTGCTTGCCTTGAGAAAAGGAAACGTCcaggaaagaaagaaaaataaatatatacaaatattaccTCCATGGGCAAATAATTTGGCCGCTGCTGATTTCCCACTTGTAGACATGGCCATTGAGAATGTTGAATTACGAAACCATAAGTCTCGTAAAAGTACTCCACCACAGATTTCATGGTTCCTCTTTCGTCAACTGGGAAACTAAAACACATATATCATAGGGAACAAGTCAGATACCACACAATAAGAGCAATaaaccataaaaaaaatgattggaTACTCACGTCAACTCTCGTGTGGCCTGTGATGTTAAACCAGATATACGGTACTTTCTACGCATATTTCCACGGTGAGTAACTTCAACCTTAACTCCTCTTAGGGCCTTTTTAATCTATTGATCCATTCAAAAAGAATTACCATCTCATAATTCCATTAATCATCTTAAGCAAACAtcaaaacgaaaaaaaaaaatatatgtgatGCATAGATAGTTCATTAAAAATCCAACAGCAATCAAAGAGACCGTTACATAAAAAAATGGGTGTGATGGTTAGAGGAAGGATTATCCAGGACAAAAGCCAAAACAAGACTGTTAAGTAAGATACAAAAATCAATAAACAAATACTCACTTTAACTCTATCAGAATCCGACAATGGTCGAGCGGAAACATCCCTATTCAACAGTTGGGTTACAAAGTCAATGACAGGTAGTGGCTCAATGAAGGCAGTGGATGACATATCTGCAGGCAAACAAATCACAAGATAAAACATTAATTTGAGGAAAGACAAAATGGATACCTAGAGgagaaataataaaatcatacacATATAACATAACAATAGACTTAAACGTATAACTTCTAAAACAcgctaattaattaaataaaaaaacgtatTAATATAAACAAAAGCCAAAACCCTGTACCAATATTCAGAGACAGCCCCATTTGTGTAGGGCGAATGCTCTGGTAAAAACCACGCCAGCTCTCCAAACCCTCGCCAAGGGGTTGTCTTCTTCCAAGATCAGGAGAATAAAATGATCGACCCACTGGGGAGTACCTATAATTAATCCAATGTCAGGCTTCAAACACACTGAAAATATAATCATCAAATGTCAAAAGGAACATGATCCACACCGAGTAGTAGGCAGTTCGCGCAAAACAATGTCAAGAACTTGGAGGGCTTCCTGTGGTGCATCTGCTTGCCTTCCCTGTAAAAAGAGCCCTAAATGATGTAGGTCTGCACGAGCAGCAAATTTGATAACAACCCTAAATTCTCTCTCTCTCCTGCAGcaagaatataataaaaaattaccaGTTAAGTGAAGCAAGATAAGAAGACTAAAATGAACATGCAGAAAGCAAACGCCATGATACCTTTGTCCTCCTGATCCATCATCCTCATCTATCAGAGTTATCTTGAATTCCTTAGACAAAAATGGAAGTGGTCCAGCAGTATATAGACTCTTTCGACCATCATAGGCAGGAAGGCGCTTTCCAAGATGAGATTCTCTGTACAATTTAACTAGTTGTTCCATTACAGCACGGTTTACACCCCTTGATGCAATTTCCGGAGTGATGGTAACCTATTCAAATCGACAGTACCACATAACTGTATGCATCAAAATAATAACAGGTAAACCCATGTAAAAAAAGACAACTCACATCATACTGGTGCAAATCCTTGTCTGGCAATTCAGCAAAAAAGTGGTTTGCCTTCACTATACACTTTATTCCAGTGCTACCCTTGCCAGGCCTAAGGGGGAATCGCATGGATTTACTTGAAGCAGGAGGAGCAGCCTGGATTGCTTGGCTGGGTGAAAGCTCTGGCTGAATCGAAACCTCTTGCATCTGCTGCGATATTTCTACAAGAGATGGCTCTGGGGAATGGGATGAAGAACTCGCCTCAGATGGCATAACCTGAGGGTACACCCCGGCTTGATAAGTAGCCGGGGTTGCTTGGTGCAGCTCGGGAACTGATGATCTGGATT is a window of Mercurialis annua linkage group LG2, ddMerAnnu1.2, whole genome shotgun sequence DNA encoding:
- the LOC126670613 gene encoding protein argonaute 1; translation: MVRKRRTELPGGGGESSEPQEVAGGESQRPTERTVPPQQGPGGGQHQGGRNWGPQSQQGGRGGGGGRGRGGMSQQQQFGGGPEFQGRGRGGSSQQGGRGGYGGGRGGGRGGPPSGGQSRSSVPELHQATPATYQAGVYPQVMPSEASSSSHSPEPSLVEISQQMQEVSIQPELSPSQAIQAAPPASSKSMRFPLRPGKGSTGIKCIVKANHFFAELPDKDLHQYDVTITPEIASRGVNRAVMEQLVKLYRESHLGKRLPAYDGRKSLYTAGPLPFLSKEFKITLIDEDDGSGGQRREREFRVVIKFAARADLHHLGLFLQGRQADAPQEALQVLDIVLRELPTTRYSPVGRSFYSPDLGRRQPLGEGLESWRGFYQSIRPTQMGLSLNIDMSSTAFIEPLPVIDFVTQLLNRDVSARPLSDSDRVKIKKALRGVKVEVTHRGNMRRKYRISGLTSQATRELTFPVDERGTMKSVVEYFYETYGFVIQHSQWPCLQVGNQQRPNYLPMEVCKIVEGQRYSKRLNERQITALLKVTCQRPHERERDIMQTVHHNAYHNDPYAKEFGIKISEKLASVEARILPAPWLKYHDTGREKDCLPQVGQWNMMNKKMVNGGTVNNWICVNFSRNVQDSVARGFCYELAQMCYISGMAFNPEPVLPPVSARPEQVEKVLKTRYHDAMTKLQGKELDLLIVVLPDNNGSLYGDLKRICETDLGLVSQCCLTKHVFRMSKQYLANVALKINVKVGGRNTVLVDAISRRIPLVSDRPTIIFGADVTHPHPGEDSSPSIAAVVASQDWPEVTKYAGLVCAQAHRQELIQDLFKEWQDPVRGKVTGGMIKELLVSFRRATGQKPQRIIFYRDGVSEGQFYQVLLYELDAIRKACASLEPNYQPPVTFVVVQKRHHTRLFANNHHDRNAVDRSGNILPGTVVDSKICHPTEFDFYLCSHAGIQGTSRPAHYHVLWDENKFTADGLQSLTNNLCYTYARCTRSVSIVPPAYYAHLAAFRARFYMEPETSDSGSMTSGPAAARGGMGGGGGGRSTRGLAGSAAVRPLPALKENVKRVMFYC